The stretch of DNA GCTGAGTACTCTTAACACTCTCGCGGGGTCTAGAGGCTCCGGCCTCCCTATGAGCGTTGACACCCTCTGACCGCCAGCCTTATACTTATGCCTGTATACGTAGCCTTCGCCGACAACACGGTAGCCTAGACGCTCGACGCCCAGCCGTCTCTCGACAACGGCTGTATCGAGAGTGGTATAACCAACTGGGCCCACAGCATAGGCTCTGCAGCCTAGCTTCCCGGCTGCGTACCCGGCGTATAGCGCGGGCCCGCCGGGCCTCCTGACGATGCTACCTCCTATCTCTACAACGTCTACCGTGGGGGGCGATACTATTAGGACTCTGCATATCGCCAAAAGCCACCGCCAAAATAAATGTCCTACGATCAAGCCTTCTATAACGGCTTCCTGCCGCCGGGAAATGGTGGTTTGTGTTGGAGGACCTGGAGCATGGGGTTGCCTCTAACGGGCTCCGCTACGGCTTCTATAGGGTAGAGAGCGAGAGCGCCGCTATCTGTATAGCCGCTAGGGGTGGAAGCAGTTTCGAGCCGCCCGGGAAGTATGGTATAGCACATCTAACAGAGCATATGATTTTCAGGGGGAACGAGTACCTGCAGGACGGAGAGCTGGACAGGGCTGTGGAACTATCGGGTGGCGAGGCTAACGCGTACACCACCAGGGAGCTCATTCTACTCTGCGCCGAGTTTGTATCCGACAGCCTCGCCAGAGTGGCTGAAAAACTCTTCCTTGCGGTATCCGCCAGGAGGCTTGTCGAGGGCGAGTTTGAGAGGGAGAGGGCTGTTGTTGAGGCTGAGGTGAAGGGTTTGATTAGCAGCCCGGAGAGCAGGATCTATAGGCTAGCCCACGCGAGCGCCTGGGGGGACAGCCACCTCGGCAGGCCTATAGAGGGTTACCCTGAGACTGTGGCAAATATTAGTAAGGCGGATGTGGAGGAGTACAAGGCCAGTGTGTTCAGCCCGGAGAGGATGTCTCTGGCTATAGTGGGCAGGATCTCTAGGCTGGAGGCTCTCCGGGTCGTGAAGCTCTTCAGCCAGCTAGAGCCCGGTGGAAAGGTGCGGGAGCCAGAGACGCCGGAGCCTAGGACCACATTCCTGAGGGAGGAGAGGGGTATTG from Aeropyrum pernix K1 encodes:
- a CDS encoding M16 family metallopeptidase, with protein sequence MEDLEHGVASNGLRYGFYRVESESAAICIAARGGSSFEPPGKYGIAHLTEHMIFRGNEYLQDGELDRAVELSGGEANAYTTRELILLCAEFVSDSLARVAEKLFLAVSARRLVEGEFERERAVVEAEVKGLISSPESRIYRLAHASAWGDSHLGRPIEGYPETVANISKADVEEYKASVFSPERMSLAIVGRISRLEALRVVKLFSQLEPGGKVREPETPEPRTTFLREERGIEAAYAALTLPLPPRSGLANVLARLRGVVFNLEAGATSILFKEVREERGLAYGFNVDVHITSWGSSMSLIVLEGNRDRVGELFDAMTRSLERALRGGYPESEWREGRRRLYRFYTRREAISNMERADALSAVILFHEKPFTLEDLVNQTLSSEWSLEEFLRLPRGLALIV